A region of Mesorhizobium sp. AR02 DNA encodes the following proteins:
- the ppdK gene encoding pyruvate, phosphate dikinase, with the protein MTKWVFTFGDGAAEGRAGDRNLLGGKGANLAEMCSLGLPVPPGFTITTEVCNAYYANGHAYPAGLEADVAVALDQIGRLTGRRFGDPSKLLLVSVRSGARASMPGMMDTVLNLGLNDETVEALAADSGDARFAYDSYRRFIQMYSDVVMGLDHEVFEEILEDQKGGLGHELDTELTAAEWQGVIELYKAKVEEELGKPFPQDPNEQLWGAIGAVFSSWMNNRAITYRRLHDIPESWGTAVNVQAMVFGNMGETSATGVAFTRNPSTGEKQLYGEFLVNAQGEDVVAGIRTPQNITEAARIAAGSDKPSLQKLMPDAFQSFVTISDSLEKHYRDMQDLEFTIERGKLWMLQTRSGKRTAKAALKIAVEMARDGLITKEEAVARIDPASLDQLLHPTIDPKAARDVIGVGLPASPGAATGEIVFSSGDAEDLKTQGRKAILVRIETSPEDIHGMHAAEGILTTRGGMTSHAAVVARGMGKPCVSGAGSLRVDYKAGTLMAMGSTFRKGEIITIDGSNGQILKGAVSMLQPELSGDFAAIMEWADAVRRMKVRTNAETPLDARMARSFGAEGIGLCRTEHMFFDGERIVAMREMILADTEKDRRTALAKLLPMQRSDFLELFEIMAGLPVTIRLLDPPLHEFLPKTEAEIAEVAAVMNVSPDKLRQRTEALHEFNPMLGHRGCRLAVSYPEIAEMQARAIFEAAVEAGKKAGALVVPEIMVPLVGLVKELDYVKARIDAVAWSVMDESGVKIEYLTGTMIELPRAAIRAHVIAESAEFFSFGTNDLTQTTFGISRDDAASFLETYRQKGIIEQDPFVSLDIDGVGELVRMAAQKGRATRPDIKLGICGEHGGDPASIRFCEEVGLDYVSCSPYRVPIARLAAAQAAVQVAKTGRG; encoded by the coding sequence ATGACCAAATGGGTTTTCACCTTCGGCGATGGTGCGGCGGAAGGCCGTGCCGGCGACAGGAATCTGCTGGGCGGCAAGGGCGCCAATCTGGCCGAGATGTGCAGCCTGGGCCTGCCGGTGCCGCCGGGCTTCACCATCACCACCGAGGTCTGCAACGCCTATTACGCCAATGGCCATGCCTATCCGGCGGGGTTGGAAGCCGATGTCGCGGTCGCGCTCGATCAGATCGGCCGGCTGACCGGCCGCCGGTTCGGCGATCCGTCGAAGCTGCTGCTGGTTTCCGTGCGTTCCGGCGCTCGTGCGTCGATGCCCGGCATGATGGACACCGTGCTCAATCTCGGCCTCAACGACGAGACGGTCGAGGCGTTGGCCGCCGATTCCGGCGATGCGCGCTTTGCCTATGACAGTTACCGCCGCTTCATCCAGATGTATTCCGATGTCGTCATGGGCCTCGATCACGAGGTGTTCGAGGAAATCCTGGAGGACCAGAAGGGTGGATTGGGCCATGAACTCGACACCGAGTTGACGGCAGCCGAATGGCAGGGCGTCATCGAACTCTACAAGGCCAAGGTGGAGGAGGAGCTCGGCAAACCCTTCCCGCAGGATCCGAACGAGCAGCTCTGGGGCGCCATCGGCGCGGTGTTCTCGAGCTGGATGAACAACCGCGCCATCACCTACCGGCGCCTGCACGACATCCCCGAAAGCTGGGGCACGGCGGTCAACGTCCAGGCCATGGTGTTCGGCAATATGGGCGAGACCTCGGCCACCGGCGTCGCTTTCACCCGCAACCCGTCGACCGGCGAAAAGCAGCTCTATGGCGAGTTTCTGGTCAACGCGCAGGGCGAGGATGTCGTCGCCGGCATCCGTACGCCGCAGAACATCACCGAGGCCGCCCGCATCGCCGCCGGCTCCGACAAGCCGTCGCTGCAGAAGCTGATGCCGGACGCCTTCCAGTCCTTCGTCACCATCTCCGACAGCCTGGAAAAGCACTATCGCGACATGCAGGACCTCGAATTCACCATCGAGCGCGGCAAATTGTGGATGCTGCAGACCCGGTCGGGCAAGCGCACCGCCAAGGCGGCGCTGAAAATTGCGGTCGAGATGGCGAGGGACGGCCTGATCACCAAGGAGGAAGCCGTCGCCCGCATCGATCCGGCCTCGCTCGACCAATTGCTGCACCCGACCATCGACCCGAAGGCCGCGCGCGACGTCATCGGCGTCGGCCTGCCGGCGTCGCCCGGCGCTGCTACCGGCGAGATCGTCTTTTCCTCCGGCGATGCCGAGGATCTGAAGACGCAAGGCCGCAAGGCGATCCTGGTGCGCATCGAGACCAGCCCCGAGGACATTCACGGCATGCATGCGGCCGAAGGCATCCTGACGACGCGCGGCGGCATGACCAGCCATGCCGCCGTCGTGGCGCGCGGCATGGGCAAGCCTTGCGTCTCGGGCGCCGGCTCGCTGCGCGTCGACTACAAGGCCGGCACGCTGATGGCGATGGGATCGACCTTCCGCAAAGGCGAGATCATCACCATCGATGGCAGCAACGGCCAGATATTGAAGGGCGCCGTATCGATGCTGCAGCCCGAACTATCAGGCGATTTCGCCGCCATCATGGAATGGGCCGACGCGGTGCGCCGCATGAAGGTGCGCACCAACGCCGAAACACCGCTTGATGCCCGTATGGCGCGTTCTTTCGGCGCCGAAGGCATCGGTCTCTGCCGCACCGAGCACATGTTTTTCGACGGCGAGCGCATCGTCGCCATGCGCGAGATGATCCTGGCCGACACCGAGAAGGATCGGCGCACCGCCCTGGCCAAGCTTCTGCCCATGCAGCGCTCGGATTTCCTCGAACTGTTCGAGATCATGGCCGGTCTGCCGGTGACGATCCGCCTGCTCGATCCGCCGCTGCACGAATTCCTGCCCAAGACCGAAGCCGAAATCGCCGAAGTCGCCGCCGTCATGAATGTGTCGCCCGACAAGCTCAGGCAACGCACCGAGGCCCTGCATGAATTCAACCCGATGCTCGGCCATCGCGGCTGCCGGCTGGCCGTCTCCTATCCCGAGATCGCCGAGATGCAGGCGCGCGCCATTTTCGAGGCCGCCGTCGAGGCCGGCAAGAAAGCCGGCGCCCTGGTCGTGCCCGAGATCATGGTGCCGCTGGTCGGCCTGGTGAAGGAACTCGATTACGTCAAGGCGCGCATCGATGCGGTCGCCTGGAGCGTCATGGATGAGAGCGGCGTCAAGATCGAGTACCTCACAGGCACGATGATCGAACTGCCGCGCGCGGCGATCCGTGCCCATGTCATCGCCGAGTCTGCCGAGTTCTTCTCCTTCGGCACCAACGATCTTACCCAGACCACTTTCGGCATATCGCGTGACGATGCGGCCTCGTTCCTTGAGACCTACCGCCAGAAGGGCATCATCGAGCAGGATCCATTCGTCTCGCTCGACATCGACGGCGTCGGCGAACTGGTACGCATGGCCGCGCAAAAGGGCAGGGCGACGCGGCCGGACATTAAGCTCGGCATCTGCGGCGAACATGGCGGCGACCCGGCATCGATCCGTTTCTGCGAGGAGGTCGGTCTCGACTATGTGTCGTGCTCACCCTATCGCGTGCCGATCGCCAGGCTGGCGGCCGCGCAGGCCGCGGTCCAGGTGGCGAAAACGGGGCGCGGATAG
- a CDS encoding VOC family protein, producing the protein MKLTGKLDYLEMPATGGTLDRLKAFYSSAFAWSFTDYGPTYSAFAEGLDGGFQADAADAPAKPLPVLYSDNLEETLGAVESAGGTIVKPIFPFPGGRRFHFVDPAGNELAVWGE; encoded by the coding sequence ATGAAACTGACTGGAAAACTCGACTATCTGGAAATGCCGGCGACTGGCGGCACGCTGGACCGGTTGAAGGCTTTTTACAGTTCTGCCTTTGCCTGGTCGTTCACCGACTACGGGCCGACCTATTCAGCCTTTGCCGAAGGCCTGGACGGCGGTTTTCAGGCCGATGCCGCGGACGCACCGGCCAAGCCGCTGCCGGTGCTCTATAGCGACAATCTCGAGGAGACCCTCGGCGCCGTCGAAAGCGCCGGCGGCACGATCGTCAAGCCGATCTTTCCGTTTCCCGGCGGCCGGCGCTTCCACTTCGTCGATCCGGCCGGCAACGAGCTGGCTGTCTGGGGTGAATAG
- a CDS encoding WbqC family protein gives MTKRVAILQSNYIPWKGYFDLIASVDEFILYDDMQYTRRDWRNRNKIKTPAGAQWLTVPVVTKGRYLQKIRETEIDGADWAQSHWRQLQLNYRRASCFSEIAEWLEPLYSRHYTHISELNHCFIAAICGYLEITTAITSSSAYQLNGAKTERLADICAQAGATVYVSGPSAKDYIVPDVFELKGIDLEWFDYEGYPAYPQLWEGFIHQVSILDLLFNCGKQSPRFMRFVAKRA, from the coding sequence ATGACGAAGCGGGTGGCCATTCTCCAGTCGAACTATATCCCCTGGAAGGGATATTTCGACCTCATCGCTTCAGTCGACGAGTTCATCCTCTACGACGACATGCAATATACCCGTCGCGACTGGCGCAATCGCAACAAGATCAAGACGCCCGCCGGAGCCCAATGGCTGACCGTGCCTGTCGTGACCAAGGGAAGATATCTTCAGAAGATCCGCGAGACCGAGATAGACGGCGCCGACTGGGCTCAATCGCACTGGCGGCAGCTACAGCTAAACTACCGCCGGGCAAGCTGCTTTTCGGAAATAGCCGAATGGCTGGAGCCGCTCTATAGCCGCCACTACACGCACATATCGGAGCTGAACCACTGCTTTATCGCGGCAATATGCGGGTATTTGGAGATCACCACGGCCATCACATCGTCCAGCGCGTACCAGCTCAACGGTGCCAAAACCGAGCGGTTGGCCGACATCTGTGCCCAGGCGGGAGCGACTGTCTATGTTTCCGGGCCGTCGGCGAAGGACTACATCGTGCCTGATGTCTTCGAGCTCAAGGGCATCGATCTCGAATGGTTCGACTACGAGGGCTATCCAGCCTATCCCCAGCTCTGGGAGGGGTTCATTCACCAGGTGTCGATCCTTGATCTGCTGTTCAACTGCGGCAAGCAATCGCCTCGGTTCATGCGGTTCGTTGCCAAGCGGGCCTAG
- the rffA gene encoding dTDP-4-amino-4,6-dideoxygalactose transaminase has protein sequence MLYIAEARVAQHMSGDGTFTKRCHAWIEEHVGCAKALLTHSCTAALEMSALLLDIVPGDEIIMPSYTFTSTANAFVLRGGVPVFVDIREDTLNLDERLIEAAITPRTRAIVVVHYAGVGCEMDAILDIAHRHGLKVVEDAAQGAMARYKGRPLGSIGDLGTLSFHETKNLISGEGGALLINDPELSQRAEIIREKGTDRSRFFRGEVDKYTWQDVGSSYLPSDLLAAFLLAQLEDAGTITAERLRIWNRYHELLAPLEQVGQLRRPIVPAECEHNAHLYYVLLPEGVDRRGVLADFQENGIAAIFHYVPLHESPAGRRYCRTHGELRVTTDAAARLIRLPLWFGLSLAAQEGVAAVLSAGHR, from the coding sequence ATGCTCTACATCGCTGAGGCGCGGGTAGCCCAGCACATGTCCGGTGACGGGACCTTCACCAAACGCTGCCATGCCTGGATCGAGGAGCATGTCGGGTGCGCAAAGGCGCTGCTGACCCATTCATGCACGGCGGCGCTGGAGATGTCGGCTCTCCTGCTGGATATTGTTCCCGGCGACGAAATCATCATGCCGTCCTACACATTCACATCGACCGCGAATGCGTTTGTGCTGCGCGGCGGCGTGCCCGTATTCGTCGACATAAGGGAGGATACCCTCAATCTCGACGAGCGCCTGATTGAGGCCGCGATAACCCCAAGGACACGGGCGATCGTGGTGGTCCACTACGCCGGAGTGGGCTGCGAGATGGACGCCATACTCGATATTGCGCATCGGCATGGGCTGAAGGTCGTCGAAGACGCTGCCCAGGGTGCGATGGCGCGCTACAAGGGGCGGCCGCTCGGCAGCATCGGCGATCTTGGGACGCTAAGCTTCCATGAGACCAAGAACCTGATTTCGGGTGAGGGCGGGGCGCTGCTGATCAATGACCCCGAGCTGAGCCAGCGGGCTGAGATCATCCGCGAAAAGGGAACTGACCGCAGCCGGTTCTTCCGCGGCGAGGTCGACAAATACACCTGGCAGGACGTCGGCTCCTCCTATCTCCCCAGCGATTTGCTGGCGGCATTCCTGCTCGCACAGCTCGAGGATGCGGGGACGATCACCGCGGAGCGCTTGCGGATTTGGAACCGCTATCACGAGCTGCTGGCGCCGCTGGAGCAGGTCGGGCAACTTCGTCGACCAATCGTTCCGGCCGAGTGCGAACACAATGCGCATCTCTACTATGTGCTGCTGCCCGAGGGCGTTGACAGGCGTGGCGTGCTGGCCGATTTCCAGGAAAATGGCATCGCCGCCATTTTCCACTATGTTCCGCTGCACGAATCGCCGGCGGGCCGACGCTACTGCCGGACGCACGGCGAACTGCGCGTCACCACCGATGCCGCCGCGCGCCTGATCAGACTGCCGCTGTGGTTTGGCCTCAGTCTCGCTGCCCAGGAGGGCGTAGCCGCGGTGCTGAGCGCCGGTCACCGCTGA
- a CDS encoding glycosyltransferase family 2 protein — MKLSVVSTLYKSEPHIAEFCDRVSAVARHLVGDEFEIILVNDGSPDGSLDLAIARSMVDRHVTVIDLSRNFGHHKAIMTGLAHAKGDRVFLIDSDLEEEPEWLLSFADRMSDRQLDVVYGVQKSRRGGTLERWTGTLFFSITNALSDLQLPRNLVIARLMTRAYVAALVSHQDHEFIIAHLFQLTGFRQDSQLVVKHALSPTTYSISRRIQMAVRYLMTTSTKILYLILYFGLTISMLSVLTMAFYLTRYVVYGVGVTGFTSIIISIWFFGGMTMLTLGILSVYIANILSETKRRPYTIIRDIHRGPATGIEGQVDGHAAVEDRSSLGPERVRD, encoded by the coding sequence ATGAAGCTTTCCGTCGTCAGCACGCTCTACAAGTCAGAGCCCCATATCGCCGAGTTTTGCGACCGGGTCTCTGCGGTGGCGCGTCACCTGGTTGGGGATGAATTCGAGATCATTCTCGTCAATGACGGCTCTCCCGATGGCAGCCTGGACCTTGCGATCGCGCGCAGCATGGTTGATCGGCACGTCACAGTCATCGACCTGTCGCGGAATTTCGGCCACCACAAGGCGATCATGACCGGGCTGGCCCACGCCAAGGGCGATCGGGTGTTCCTCATCGACAGCGATCTCGAGGAAGAGCCCGAGTGGCTGCTGTCTTTTGCCGACCGGATGTCGGACCGCCAGCTCGATGTGGTCTACGGGGTTCAGAAATCTCGACGCGGCGGCACCCTTGAAAGATGGACCGGCACGCTGTTCTTCTCAATCACCAATGCGCTGAGCGACCTGCAGCTGCCACGTAATTTGGTGATCGCGCGGCTGATGACTCGGGCCTACGTCGCCGCGCTCGTCAGCCATCAGGATCATGAGTTTATCATCGCCCATCTGTTTCAGCTGACCGGTTTCCGGCAGGATTCGCAGCTCGTCGTCAAGCACGCCCTGTCCCCTACGACGTATTCGATCAGTCGCCGCATTCAAATGGCGGTGCGTTATCTGATGACGACGTCGACCAAAATTCTTTATCTGATACTATATTTTGGCCTCACAATTTCAATGCTGTCGGTATTGACGATGGCGTTTTACCTCACAAGATATGTTGTCTATGGCGTTGGCGTTACCGGATTTACCTCCATAATCATTTCCATTTGGTTCTTTGGCGGCATGACGATGCTCACCCTCGGCATTCTTAGCGTATATATTGCCAACATACTGTCCGAAACCAAACGTCGTCCCTACACGATAATTCGAGATATTCATCGTGGCCCTGCGACAGGGATTGAGGGGCAGGTCGATGGTCATGCCGCCGTTGAAGATCGGTCATCCCTTGGGCCGGAGAGGGTTCGCGACTAG
- a CDS encoding class I SAM-dependent methyltransferase, with product MNFVSPLTRQPLTKTPDGSALLGGPDERYPLIDGIPQLLIRSGQVQASSDSQAYYRERASEYDHGIEVMFAMFLADEEQTRRDMFAQLELRPDSRVLEIGCGTCRDTIHLLDMPIDVFAGDLSLEMVLTGRDRLLRAEKNTSRLQLFCADVMHLPFADGFFDAAYHFGGFNLFPDYKEALAEITRVVKPNGRVVVGDEGIAPWLANSEFARILENSNPLFRHRAPLDCIPVDARQVGCRWILGGSFYLISFVKGQGEPPLNLDVTFPGRRGGSHRTRYFGKLEGVSPALRDRVLDAAAVEGISVVAWLEKTLGRAVQNAPSDGVDD from the coding sequence TTGAATTTTGTTTCCCCGTTGACTAGACAGCCGCTGACAAAGACGCCGGACGGCTCCGCGTTGCTGGGCGGGCCAGATGAGCGCTATCCTCTGATCGACGGCATCCCGCAACTGCTCATCCGCTCCGGCCAGGTGCAGGCCTCTTCCGACAGCCAGGCCTATTACCGCGAGCGGGCAAGCGAATATGATCATGGCATCGAGGTAATGTTTGCCATGTTCCTTGCGGACGAGGAGCAAACGCGCAGGGACATGTTTGCCCAACTCGAGCTTCGGCCGGATAGCAGGGTGCTCGAGATCGGTTGCGGAACCTGCCGCGACACCATCCATCTGCTGGATATGCCCATTGACGTATTTGCCGGCGACCTGTCCCTCGAAATGGTGCTGACGGGCCGGGACCGGCTGCTCCGCGCCGAGAAGAACACTTCACGCCTGCAGTTGTTCTGCGCCGATGTGATGCACTTGCCTTTCGCGGATGGATTCTTCGATGCGGCCTATCATTTCGGCGGCTTCAACCTGTTCCCCGACTACAAGGAAGCTTTGGCTGAAATCACCCGCGTCGTGAAGCCGAACGGGCGGGTCGTGGTCGGCGACGAAGGAATCGCGCCCTGGCTCGCGAACAGCGAATTCGCCAGGATACTGGAAAACTCCAATCCCCTGTTTCGCCATCGTGCGCCGCTGGACTGTATCCCGGTCGATGCGCGACAGGTCGGCTGCCGGTGGATTCTCGGCGGGTCCTTCTATCTGATCAGCTTCGTGAAGGGCCAGGGAGAGCCGCCGCTCAATCTCGACGTCACGTTCCCCGGACGACGGGGCGGATCGCACCGGACCCGCTATTTCGGCAAGCTGGAGGGCGTTTCCCCCGCATTGCGCGACCGAGTGCTGGATGCGGCGGCGGTCGAGGGGATATCCGTGGTCGCCTGGCTGGAAAAAACACTTGGCCGAGCTGTGCAGAATGCTCCGAGTGATGGCGTCGACGACTAG
- a CDS encoding class I SAM-dependent methyltransferase, with translation MTSIGAPATDKSGAMLLEVARYYGDKVQAHGPSPKGVDWNTEEGQILRFRQLASLIDLPGDFTVNDLGCGYGALLPFLADRFPGIRYYGCDVAAEMIEAAATLFGDHSNAQFAVGSVPAQIADFGFASGIFNVRLTRPDDEWAAYLESTLDVLHATSRRGFAFNCLTSYSDPDKRRADLFYADPRHLFDICKKKYAQRVALLHDYGLYEFTILVRKS, from the coding sequence ATGACGTCTATTGGCGCCCCGGCAACGGACAAAAGCGGGGCAATGTTGCTTGAAGTCGCCCGCTACTATGGCGACAAGGTGCAGGCGCACGGCCCCAGTCCGAAGGGTGTGGATTGGAATACGGAAGAAGGCCAGATCCTTCGCTTCAGACAATTGGCATCGTTGATCGACCTGCCGGGCGACTTCACGGTCAACGACCTCGGGTGCGGCTACGGTGCCTTGCTGCCGTTCCTCGCAGATCGCTTTCCCGGCATACGGTACTATGGCTGCGATGTGGCTGCAGAGATGATTGAAGCAGCCGCCACACTTTTTGGTGATCATTCCAACGCCCAGTTTGCCGTCGGATCCGTGCCGGCGCAGATTGCCGATTTCGGCTTCGCGAGCGGTATCTTCAACGTCAGGCTGACACGTCCGGATGATGAATGGGCGGCTTATCTGGAGTCGACGCTGGACGTCCTCCATGCCACCAGCCGGCGCGGCTTCGCCTTCAATTGCCTTACCTCCTATTCGGATCCGGACAAGAGAAGAGCCGATCTCTTCTATGCCGATCCAAGGCACCTTTTCGACATCTGCAAGAAAAAATATGCGCAGCGCGTGGCACTGCTGCACGACTATGGTCTCTATGAATTCACCATCCTGGTCAGGAAGTCATGA
- a CDS encoding acetyltransferase encodes MKRPIVIFGAGDIAELAHYYFTRDSSYDVAAFTVDSAFLTQNRLAGLPVVPFEALTREYPPSSHSAFVALSYSKLNELRREKYLALKALGYDFVSYISSRATILNDGKIGENCFILEHNVVQPFASIGNNVTLWSGNHIGHHSRIADHCFLASHIVVSGGVDIGEACFLGVNATLRDHIRVGERCVIGAGALILADAAPDGVYLGNATERSKVPSSRLRRI; translated from the coding sequence ATGAAGCGGCCCATCGTCATATTCGGAGCAGGCGATATCGCTGAGCTTGCCCACTACTATTTCACGCGCGATTCCTCTTACGATGTCGCCGCCTTCACCGTTGACAGTGCATTCCTGACCCAGAACCGGCTGGCGGGCCTTCCTGTCGTGCCCTTCGAGGCGTTGACCCGGGAATATCCGCCGAGCAGCCATAGTGCGTTCGTGGCGCTCAGCTACAGCAAGCTGAATGAGCTTCGCCGCGAAAAATATCTGGCGCTCAAAGCGTTGGGCTACGATTTCGTGAGCTACATCAGTTCCAGGGCAACCATCCTCAACGACGGCAAAATCGGCGAAAACTGCTTCATTCTCGAGCACAATGTCGTTCAACCTTTCGCATCGATCGGCAACAATGTGACGCTGTGGAGTGGCAATCACATCGGGCACCACTCCCGCATTGCCGATCATTGCTTTCTTGCCTCGCATATCGTGGTCTCGGGCGGGGTCGACATCGGCGAGGCCTGCTTCCTGGGTGTCAACGCGACGCTGCGCGATCATATCCGGGTGGGCGAGAGGTGCGTGATCGGCGCGGGAGCGCTAATTCTGGCGGATGCGGCGCCCGACGGCGTCTATCTCGGCAACGCGACGGAGCGGTCGAAAGTGCCGAGCTCGCGGCTGAGAAGGATTTGA
- a CDS encoding class I SAM-dependent methyltransferase, whose product MANEGGGFHETFFAELARREAGNFWFEARNAIIVRTLRRFFPQLRSFLEIGCGTGFVLSGIARAFPDVRLVGTEIFIAGLPFAAARVPSASFAQMDARRLPYAAEFDVVGAFDVIEHIEEDVDVLENLKRAVKPGGGVIISVPQHKWLWSDIDKQSFHFRRYEKRELHEKIEGVGLEIVYSTSFVSLLLPLMFLSRRRKSESPELDAGRELRLGPTLNASLRAVMGIESLILAAGLTLPVGGSRLVVAKRP is encoded by the coding sequence ATGGCAAACGAAGGCGGGGGGTTCCATGAGACCTTCTTTGCCGAACTCGCCCGGCGCGAGGCCGGGAATTTCTGGTTCGAGGCGCGCAATGCCATCATCGTTCGCACGCTGAGGCGGTTCTTTCCGCAGTTGCGCTCATTCCTCGAGATCGGCTGTGGCACGGGCTTTGTCCTGAGCGGCATCGCTCGCGCCTTTCCCGACGTCCGGCTTGTCGGGACCGAAATCTTCATTGCAGGGCTGCCCTTTGCCGCCGCCCGCGTGCCGTCGGCAAGCTTTGCGCAGATGGACGCAAGACGATTGCCCTATGCCGCGGAATTCGACGTGGTGGGGGCGTTCGACGTGATCGAGCACATCGAGGAAGATGTCGACGTGCTGGAGAATCTGAAACGCGCGGTGAAGCCTGGAGGGGGCGTGATCATTTCGGTGCCGCAGCACAAATGGCTTTGGAGCGACATCGACAAACAGTCGTTTCATTTCCGGCGCTATGAAAAGCGGGAACTGCATGAAAAGATCGAAGGTGTGGGGCTGGAGATCGTCTACAGCACGTCGTTCGTGTCGCTTTTGTTGCCGCTGATGTTCCTGTCACGGCGGCGCAAGAGCGAGAGCCCGGAGTTGGACGCCGGCAGGGAATTGCGGCTTGGACCGACGTTGAATGCCTCGTTGCGGGCCGTCATGGGGATCGAAAGCCTGATCCTGGCTGCGGGCCTCACCCTTCCGGTCGGCGGATCCCGACTGGTAGTGGCAAAACGTCCGTGA
- a CDS encoding EamA family transporter codes for MAQIIIKSRLTEHGTVPFSFEGGWPYLLGLLADRQVWIGGLGLVASSALWYAGISRIPLSVAFPFAALSYPLIFAGSIVFLHERFSWQSLAGNGLIVLGVVLAATQLP; via the coding sequence ATGGCCCAAATCATCATCAAGTCTCGCCTGACCGAACATGGGACGGTGCCGTTCAGCTTTGAGGGGGGCTGGCCGTATCTGCTTGGTTTGCTCGCCGACCGGCAGGTTTGGATAGGAGGCCTTGGCCTCGTGGCTTCCAGCGCTCTTTGGTACGCAGGGATATCGAGAATTCCCCTATCGGTGGCCTTCCCGTTTGCAGCCCTGTCCTATCCCCTGATTTTCGCCGGTTCGATCGTGTTCCTGCACGAACGGTTCAGCTGGCAGTCCCTTGCGGGCAACGGCTTGATTGTCCTCGGCGTGGTGCTTGCGGCGACCCAATTGCCTTAG